The sequence below is a genomic window from Candidatus Woesearchaeota archaeon.
CAGCTGCAATAGTATTGAGAAGCATTTGATCGTCAATTAAACTACCACCTAGTTTAATAACAAAGGTTTCTCCTTTAAATTTTCGAATATAAGGAATTGCTTTGGTAAATCCCTGAATAGCTTCGAGCATTAGGGTTCACCGAGTAACGTCATAAGAAGACCCATCTGGGCATACAAACGGTTTGCAGCCTGCGTATAGATAATAGAAGCAGGACTATCAATAACAGCATCAGTGGCAACCACGTTTCTTCGAATGGGAAGACAGTGCATAAATTTCGCTCCTTTTGTCTGATGCATTTTTTCTTCATCAACAATCCAATCTTTGTAGGCTTGCCGCATTTTTTTCTCTTCTTGTAGATTTCCATAATAAAGCCGTGATCCCCAACTCTTAGCATAAATAATAGAGCTATCATCCAGTGCGTTATGGTAATCGTGCTGCTGCTCAAACCGAGAATGTTGGGATAGACAGTTCTGTTTTACTTGCTGAAGAATATCCTCATCAAGATCATGGTCAGGAGGATTAATGATGGTTACATCCATACCCATCCTGCTCGCAATAAGTACCGCTGAGTTAGGCACAGCCATAGGTAAAGGACTAGGATGATATGCCCAAAAAAGCACAAATTTTTTTTGGTGAACATTGCCGAGTACTTCCTGCATGGTCATGATATCAGCCAGTGCCTGACAAGGATGGTAGCACGAGGATTCCATATTGATAACGGGTTTTTCACTGTAACGGACAAACCCTTGCATGATCTCATCCTTTTTATCTTGTTCCCAGTTTTCCATAGTAGGAAAGGCTCTAACTGCAAGCACATCACAATATTGAGAAAGAACGTGTGCAGCTTCTTTAATGTGTTCAGCCTTATCACCATCCATGACAACATGGTCCCGCCATTCCAAATTCCACATACCCTTACCCACTTCAAGATTAATTGCATGACCACCCAAAAGAGCCATTCCTGCCTCAAAGCTCGCACGAGTACGCAACGATGGATTAAAAAAGAGCATACCAAGGATTTTTTGCTTAAGTACCTGAGGATAAGATTTTGTTTGCTTAAGCGAAAGACCTAAGGTAACAAGGTGTTGCAGTTCCTCAACAGAAAAATCCTGAGTTGTTATAAAATGCCTGAGTTTCATACGTTCACCACCAGTCAACGGAGTTAGGGACTGCTCCCCAAAAAATCAAGTCCTGCTCGCTGATCAAAGCCAAACATCAAATTCATATTTTGAATCGCCTGACCTGCAGCCCCCTTCACGAGGTTGTCAAGAGCACTACAGACAACGACAAATGTATGCTTGCCTTCTTGTTTGCTCTCCACATTGATGTCACAATAATTAGTCAAGGAAACAACACGACTTTCAGGTGAGGCATCGCGTATCCGAATAAATGGTTGGCCTGCATAAAAATCCTTGTAAAGCTGCCGAAGTTCTGACGACGATAAAGGACGAACGAGTTTTGTGTGAATGGTTGCAAAGATACCCCGAACAAACGGAGCTGAATGGGTAATGAAATGAAAGTTCTCAGGGACAGTACCAAGCAATGTTAACTCTTGCAGAATTTCAGGAGTATGTTGATGGGTAAAGAGTTTGTAGGCATAAAAATTATTCGTTCGAAATGCATGGGTTGTTTCCTGTTTAGGGATATGGCCACTACCTGATGAACCGGTTTTTGCATCAACAATCAAATAATCACTGAGCAATTTTTTCGTAACTAAAGGTATGCATCCTAATAACACTGCTGTTGCAAAACATCCTGGATTTGCGACATAACGTGCCTTAGCAATTGCAGTAGCATGGAGTTCGGGCAACCCATACACAAAATAATGAAGATGTTCATGCGACTGATGTTGCTTTTGATAATACTTTGCATAAATCTCTGGATCTTTGAGACGGAAATCGCCGCTTAAATCAATAATCTTTACTCCCTTGTGCAGAAGATCAGGAACAAGTTCCATTGAGGTTCCATGTGGTGTTGCTAAGAAAACAAGATCTGCGCTCTTTGCAATTTTTATTGCATCATACTCCTCAAAACACAGATTTGTTACACCCAACAGATTTTTGTGCACCTCTGCAATTAGTTTTCCTCCATGAGTCGTTGAGGTAACAGAAACAAGTTCTCCATGAGAATGATGTAGCAATAAACGGATGAGTTCTCCACCAATAAATCCTGAGCCCCCAACCACAGCTACCTTAATTGACTTCACAGGTGTTGATGTGCTGCTCATGATTAATCCCTAGACAATGGATACGATGTTCTTCAGTCTTCAGATGCTTAGCCTTTAGTTTTTTTTCAACGAGGGCAGAAAATTTCTTTGGATTACTCCATGCGTTTGCTGCGGATAGGCCAAGTTTTTTCTCAACAAAGGCTATGCCAACCTCGTCATCGGTAGTTGGCCCACACATGATATCAATAGTATGACCATAGAGGTCCATTGCTTTTTTCGCTCCCCATGCAGCAACAGGATCGCTTGCTGCCATTACCAAGCAACAAACATGCTGCACAAGATCATTATCAGCTAAAATTTCTTGAACTCCATAGTCTCCCATAATACCATCACCAAGTTCCACAACAATGAAATCAGGGTTATAGGCATGTAACGCTTGAATAATTCCTTTAGCTGCTTTTGGAACGACGGCTGCATTTGTTGTTGAAGGGAATCCTACATCAGTAAAGGAAAGTGCCTTAACAGCGCCATGATCTTCCATATTCAACAAGTCTCGCATAAGGGAAACACCAGTAACCTTTGCACCGGCAACAATGTACTGCTTGCTGTGAAGATACTGAATAATCTCGCATGCTGCCTGGGTTTTTCCCGTATTCATACAGGTGCCTGCAACCATGATTAATGGTACTGATGTTGTGAGTGTTTCCTGTAACGGCAGGGCAAAATCCTTCATGTTACATGGCTTACCATCGATAAGAACTCCGCCGAGAACTTCAACTTTTAAGGCATGACCAATACTTTTATTTTCCGAGGTGCAAAGGCCAATAACACCACCCATATTCAGGACATGCAACACATCGCCAACAACCACGGTTTCAGGAATATGACCGACAAATCCCTTCAAAGCTTTACGTTCACCTAAAACACTCACGATAATATCATTTTTAGAGATCTTGGCCATTCTTCCGGTAACAAGTTCCATTTGGTCATAAATCCGTTTTTCTTCAAGTGCCCGTACGACAACAACTTGGCCCTCTTGTGCAACAATGTCAGCCGTCAGGGTAACTTGTTTCTCTAAAGGGATATTTTTTGTCGGCGAAGCAATCTTGTGTACTTCTATCGTAGTCATCATTCACTCTCCGTAGTTTGTAATTTTTGAAAGAACTATAATCATAAAGATCTTGTTTATATATCTTCCGTCTAAGAAGAAACAGGTATGGACAGAAGTGTCTGAAATGGGACAAAAGAAAAGACTTGTGAAAAAAGCCCAAACTTTAAATAGAAGACTTCTTCCAAATACCTATGCTAATCAAACTCAAGCAAACATTACAAAGGCATGCAGATTCTGAAAGAGCAAAAATTCTCCAACGATTTTTTAAAACAGGAAAGGGTGAGTATGGCGAAGGAGACATCTTCTTGGGGATTACTGTTCCCGTACAACGACAAATTGCAAAAACATTTCATAATCTTACGATAAAAGACATCCATGAACTGCTCAAAAGCAAAATTCATGAACATCGGTTGCTCGCCCTGCTTATTCTCGTAGGACAATACGAAAAAGGAAGTAGTACAGAAAAAAAGGAGATCGTTGTATTTTATCTCAAGCACGGTCAATGGATTAATAATTGGGATCTTGTTGATCTCTCGGCACCAAAAATTCTTGGTGATTACTTATTGGACAACCCAAGAGATGTACTCTACAAACTTGTAAGATCACCATCAGTATGGGAAAGAAGAATTGCAATCATTGCAACCTATACGTTTATTCGTCATCAACAATTTGACGATACTATCCATATTGCAGAGCTCCTGATGAAGGATTCACATGATCTTATTCACAAAGCAGTTGGATGGATGCTTCGAGAAGTAGGAAAGCAAAGTCTTGATGTAGAAGAACAATTTGTAAACGAACATTGCCAGCATATGCCAAGGACCATGTTGCGGTATGCTATTGAACGATTTCCCGAGCAAAAACGAAAAATATACCTCCAGAAGAGATAACAAATCAGCAAAAAATATATAAAAGCAGAAATTTCCCCTCACCACATGAGCAAATTAAAACTGTCCACGGTAGCCCTCTTGGGATTAAGTGTCATCTTACTCCTCCTGAGTATTGGCTGTACACAAAAAGCTAATGCATGTAGCACTTTGGAGGGGCATGAACGAGATCTCTGTATCAAAGAGAAAGCCATCAATGACACCAACCTTAGTCTTTGTCAAACAATCGCGAATGAAAACTGGCGAGCAGATTGCGTAAGCAAGATAGCTGTGAGTACGAATAATATTACGCTTTGTGCCCAAGTAACCAATCAAAGCAGAGAATACTGCATTACTGAAATTGCACGACAGAAAAATAATGTTAAACTCTGCACTGCACTAACGGATGAGTACTGGAAAGATACCTGCTATAGTGATTATGCCATCAATAATAGTCAAGATGAATTTTGTCAGGAGATAAATGTTGAGTGGCGCCATGATAGATGTTATAGCACTATTGCAAAGCATGAAAATAACGAGCTACTCTGTGTAAAGATAAAGAA
It includes:
- a CDS encoding N-acetylornithine carbamoyltransferase, which produces MKLRHFITTQDFSVEELQHLVTLGLSLKQTKSYPQVLKQKILGMLFFNPSLRTRASFEAGMALLGGHAINLEVGKGMWNLEWRDHVVMDGDKAEHIKEAAHVLSQYCDVLAVRAFPTMENWEQDKKDEIMQGFVRYSEKPVINMESSCYHPCQALADIMTMQEVLGNVHQKKFVLFWAYHPSPLPMAVPNSAVLIASRMGMDVTIINPPDHDLDEDILQQVKQNCLSQHSRFEQQHDYHNALDDSSIIYAKSWGSRLYYGNLQEEKKMRQAYKDWIVDEEKMHQTKGAKFMHCLPIRRNVVATDAVIDSPASIIYTQAANRLYAQMGLLMTLLGEP
- the argC gene encoding N-acetyl-gamma-glutamyl-phosphate reductase: MSSTSTPVKSIKVAVVGGSGFIGGELIRLLLHHSHGELVSVTSTTHGGKLIAEVHKNLLGVTNLCFEEYDAIKIAKSADLVFLATPHGTSMELVPDLLHKGVKIIDLSGDFRLKDPEIYAKYYQKQHQSHEHLHYFVYGLPELHATAIAKARYVANPGCFATAVLLGCIPLVTKKLLSDYLIVDAKTGSSGSGHIPKQETTHAFRTNNFYAYKLFTHQHTPEILQELTLLGTVPENFHFITHSAPFVRGIFATIHTKLVRPLSSSELRQLYKDFYAGQPFIRIRDASPESRVVSLTNYCDINVESKQEGKHTFVVVCSALDNLVKGAAGQAIQNMNLMFGFDQRAGLDFLGSSP
- a CDS encoding DNA alkylation repair protein, with protein sequence MLIKLKQTLQRHADSERAKILQRFFKTGKGEYGEGDIFLGITVPVQRQIAKTFHNLTIKDIHELLKSKIHEHRLLALLILVGQYEKGSSTEKKEIVVFYLKHGQWINNWDLVDLSAPKILGDYLLDNPRDVLYKLVRSPSVWERRIAIIATYTFIRHQQFDDTIHIAELLMKDSHDLIHKAVGWMLREVGKQSLDVEEQFVNEHCQHMPRTMLRYAIERFPEQKRKIYLQKR